Proteins from a single region of Apium graveolens cultivar Ventura chromosome 7, ASM990537v1, whole genome shotgun sequence:
- the LOC141671899 gene encoding UBP1-associated protein 2B-like: MKKLKSKNKTPTKPDPKTPKKIKKQKKQKPNKPISPNPKKPDPETLQTRLEPYTKPQLITFLIDSALKTPLVFSKIVEKAEKDVSHRKLFVYGLNWDTTRQTLVSSFEKYGEIEECSLIIDKNTGKAKGFGFVVFKSRDGAKKALEIGKFRVDGRIVSCQLACVGNVGNVGGLEGFSGRKIYVSNVGKDVDSGKLREFFERFGEIEAGPLGFDAGTGKCRGYALFVYKNLDGVKRVLEQPNKVFEGVVLNCRMADSGKGGKSVSSITTVMQPLPNVVDQNAGLLGQNSGLNAMLAPHMGYNSIYGGGLFANFGGGLLGPPLMGQGLVGVNQFGQMGYGSMMMVQGLGSLGASQSVLGPYNGSSYAPVFPGLLNAYPATNLG; this comes from the coding sequence ATGAAAAAGCTGAAATCGAAGAACAAAACCCCCACAAAACCAGACCCTAAAACCcccaaaaaaatcaaaaaacaaAAGAAACAAAAGCCAAACAAACCCATATCTCCAAACCCTAAAAAACCCGACCCGGAAACCCTCCAAACCCGTCTAGAACCCTACACAAAACCCCAACTCATAACCTTTCTAATTGACTCAGCTCTCAAAACCCCATTAGTGTTCTCCAAGATTGTCGAAAAAGCCGAAAAAGATGTTTCCCATAGGAAACTCTTTGTTTATGGCCTTAATTGGGACACTACTCGCCAAACCCTTGTTTCGAGTTTTGAAAAGTATGGTGAAATTGAGGAATGTAGTTTGATTATAGATAAGAACACTGGTAAAGCTAAAGGCTTTGGTTTTGTTGTTTTTAAGTCGAGAGATGGGGCGAAAAAGGCGTTAGAAATTGGGAAATTTAGGGTTGATGGTAGGATTGTTTCGTGTCAGCTAGCGTGTGTTGGGAATGTAGGGAATGTGGGGGGTTTGGAAGGGTTTAGTGGGAGGAAGATCTATGTGAGTAATGTGGGGAAGGATGTTGATTCGGGGAAATTACGGGAGTTTTTTGAGAGGTTTGGGGAGATTGAGGCGGGGCCGTTGGGGTTTGATGCTGGGACGGGGAAATGTAGGGGGTACGCGTTGTTTGTTTATAAGAATTTGGACGGTGTGAAGAGAGTGTTGGAGCAGCCTAATAAGGTTTTTGAGGGAGTGGTGTTGAATTGTCGAATGGCGGATAGTGGGAAGGGTGGGAAGAGTGTTAGTTCGATTACGACTGTAATGCAGCCTTTGCCGAATGTGGTGGATCAGAATGCGGGGCTGTTAGGGCAGAATTCGGGGTTGAATGCAATGTTGGCGCCTCATATGGGTTATAATTCGATATACGGAGGAGGGTTGTTTGCGAATTTTGGTGGAGGTTTATTGGGCCCGCCGCTGATGGGGCAAGGCTTGGTTGGGGTAAATCAATTTGGACAAATGGGTTATGGCAGTATGATGATGGTTCAGGGGTTAGGAAGTTTAGGTGCGAGTCAATCCGTATTGGGGCCTTATAATGGTTCTAGTTATGCCCCAGTGTTTCCGGGTTTGCTGAATGCCTACCCGGCTACAAACTTGGGGTAG